CCTGCTCAAGGAGATCTACAAGCACAGCGAGAGGGACAGCATTCGCATCCGGGCACTGGTGGTGAGTGTGCCAGGAGTGTGGCGGGATGGGAGGAGTGGCTGTGCTGAGCGCTGTCCCCTCGCTGCTGGGGGATCTTGGAGACGCATTGGGGTGACCGTGACCGTTCCTGCTCTGAgtctgctcctggctgcaggggcTCTGCAAGCTGGGATCTGCTGGAGGCACCGACTTCAGCATGAAGCAGTTTGCCGAGGGCTCCACCATGAAATTGGCCAAGCAGTGCCGCAAGTGAGTGCTGCTGGGTGGGGGCATGgtggggcagctgggcagggtgcCCCGCAGCCTGGGCTCATGGGGCCCCTCTCCCAGGTGGCTCTGCAATGAGACGATCGACGCGGGCACACGGCGCTGGGCGGTGGAGGGCTTGGCCTACCTCACCTTCGATGCGGATGTCAAGGAGGAGTTTGTGGAGGACAAGGCAGCCATGCAGGCCATGTTCCACCTGGCCAAGGTGCGTGCTGAGTGCTGTGATGGAGGGCCCTGGGTGGGGGGCACCCTGGCGCTGTGCAAATGTGCCAGAGGGGGCTGTGGGTCTCACACTATGGGGCTGGGGTGTGGAAGGGCCCCATGGTGCTGGGTGGGCTCGAGCCCTTGTCTTGTCCTCTCCATCGTGGGTGTGATGGGGGCCCCGTTATCGCTGCAGTCAGAGGACAGGAGTGTGCTCTACGCCGTCGCCTCCACACTAGTGAACTGCACCAACAGCTATGATCACGAGGAGCCGGACCCGCAGATGCTGGAGCTGGCCAAGTATGCCAAGCAGCACATCCCGGAGCAGCACCCCAAGGTGAGCAGGGCACGGCTGCTCTGGGGAGCTGCCGGGAGCCCTGGCCCTGTAGGAGGGCGTGTGGGTGTGACCGAGTCCTGAGTCTCGAGTGAGGACAGGGCCTTCAGGGACAGGGACGAGGGGGGACACCTCACAGCAGATGGCAGTGGGCGGCAGGCTAGTGCCACCGAGCCAAGTGGTGACTCTGCCTCTGGGATAGGACAAGCCAGACTTTGTGAAGCGCCGGGTGCGGAAGCTGCTGACGGCTGGTGTGGTGTCAGCTCTGACCTGCATGGTGAAGAGCGAGAACCCGGCGCTCACCAACTCCTGCCGGGAGCTGATCTCCAGGTATGGACATGCTGGGgatggcagggagggaggctgcCGGTGTCCTGCTGGCAAGCTTTTGTGCCTGTGGTGAATGCAAGCTCCTAGGAGAACAAATGGGATGTCTGCGAGCCTGGTGCAGCATAGGCCTGCTGTGGGTGTCCGGGTGCTCCGGCTGCTCTCACTTTGTCCTTAGAGTGTTCCTGGCGCTGGTGGAGGAGGCGGAGGACCGGGGTGGTGTGGTTGCGCAAGGAGGAGGCAAGGTGAGGGGACAGGCCCCACTGTGCTGCTGGCGTGTGCTGTGCAGTGGGGCTCTGGGGGGGTGGCTGTGGTTTAGCAGGGGACCGTACTGGCTCCCTCGTACATGAGACCAGCGGAagctggggcagctgtggcCTGGCTGCAGGACTGATCACTGTGtctctgcctgcaggctctCATCCCGCTGTCCCTGGAGGGCACTGAGGTGGGGCAGGCCAAGGCAGCTCAGGCCCTGGCAAAGATCACCATCACCTCCAACCCGGAGATGGCCTTCCCTGGAGAGCGGGTGAGTGTTGCCGCTGTGGGCTGCGGGGACGCAGCTGACAAGCAGGGGCCCTGCGTGGGCAGTCAGGGCTGCACAGGGGCTCACGTGGGGAGTAGCAGTGGGCACAGTCTTGGCTGTGCCCCGCTGTCTATGCCTggcctgctgcagccaggcgTGTGTCGGCTCTGGGGAAGCATTGGGCTGAGCAGCACGAGGAGGGACTGCCCTGGTCGGAACTGCCCTGGTCCCAGTGTGCAGCATCTGGGATAGGGTGGGCTTCGGCTCCTCCTTACCCACCGGGAAAggacttggcagccctggggctaAAGGCCACAGGGCTGGTGATCCGAGGTGGGATCTGCACCACAGGAACTGCTAGCATGGGTTTGCCCTTTCCTGGGGAGCGGGAGATGGCAAGACCTCTGGTGTTCCCCACTAAGGCCCGATGGCCCAGGCCTGACCatgggagcagctctgcctttaGGCTGGGCTCAGGGCTCCATCCATGGGGTGCAGAGTCCCTGCCCGTCTCTCAGAGTTCGTGCCCTGCACTGCTGTCTCCACAGATCTACGAGGTAGTCCGGCCCTTGGTGAGCCTTCTGCATCTTCAGCGCACAGGCCTGGAGAACTTTGAGGGGCTGATGGCATTAACCAACCTGGCTGGCATCAGTGAGAGGCTGCGGTAGGGGCTGGCCTGGGccaggggggaggggagggtgtgTGCTGTCCCTGTCTGGCCCGGAGGTGTGCTACCCTGGGCAGGGAGTGCTCACACACGCCCTGTCCCAGGCAGAAGATCCTGAAGGAGAAGGCTGTGCCCATGATTGAGGGGTACATGTTTGAGGAGCACGAGCTGATCCGGCTGGCTGCAACGGAGTGCATGTGCAACATGGCCATGAGCAAGGAGGTGAGGGCTGGGCCAGGGCCCGTGGGGCTTCTGCGCTGGGCTTCTGGCCCCCGGCACCCCCACtcacccccctcctcctccgCAGGTGCAGGAGCTGTTCCTGGCAGAGGGCAACGACCGGCTGAAGCTGATGGTCCTGTACAGCGGGGAGGAGGATGAGAAGCTGCGTCGGGCAGCCTCGGGGACCCTGGCCATGCTGACCGCCTTGCACCCCCCCATCTGCAAGCGGATCCCCCAGGTGGTGAGTGCCCAGCAGTGAGGCAGGGGGCACTCGGGTCCCCCTGGGACAGCACCCGGTGTTCCATATTCCCTCCCCACAGTGTCCTGGAGCTGCGTCCCAGCGCTGGCCCCAGGAGACTGGCGCGACCTCTCCTGCCCTCAGCCTGACTCCCGGCTGGGAGTGCTGggggccagcagggctggggggggggagcagcacTGAGCGTGGCTCCCCTCTTCCCCGCAGACGGTGCACTGGCTGGAGATCCTGCAGGCgctgctgctgagccccagcaccGAGCTGCAGCACCGCGGGGCCGTGGTGGTGATGAACATGATGGCAGCCGAGCGGGAGGTGGCCGAGCAGCTCATTGCCAGCGAGATGCTGGAGATCCTCTCGGTGCTCGCCAAGGACAAGGATAAGCCGCGCGTGGCCCACGCGGCCAAGGAGAGCCTGGCACAGGCCGTGGCTTATGGCCTCATCAAACCCAGCGCCGGGCAGGAGTGAGGGCccggctgggggctgcctgcacaCGATGCTCTGCTCAGGGATGGCTGCCCCGGCCGGGGTCCTGCTGCCCGCGGGGGCTGCGCCCGCTGCCCCGGGGTGAGGGGGAGGACGGGGCTCACCGCTGCCACTGCACCGTCTGCCTTAACCGGGAGGGCCGGCCCGGGGTCCTGCACGCCGGGGCCCGGTACGGCGGCGGGCCCGCCCGGTGACACTGCACTAAAGCTGCTCTTGGACCACGGCCCCGCCTCTGTCCCTGCGTCCGCCGGCGCCGCCCCCTTCCGCCGGTAccggccccgccccctcccgccggccccgccccgccatggcggccccgcgccgcgcctGGCTCGTCTTCGGCTTCAGCCcggaggaggcggcgggggagccgggcccgggccccggGCCCCGGCGGCTGGAGTCGGGCCCCGAGGGGATCCGCCGTGTCTGGCCCGCCTGGAGCTACGTGGTCGTAGAGACCGGTGAGCGCCCCCCGGCCAGCCCGGTGCTGCCCCCGGTGCCCCGGGACAGCGGGTGCCCGCTCCCGCCCTTCCCCGCCGCGCCGGGATAGCCCGTTCGCCCCGGCCCCTGACGCCGGACCCCCGGGAGGGACCTCCCCACGCCCCCCACGGCGCCGGTTCCCTCGGGATGTCACCCGCTCCCGCAGTGCTGGTCCCGCCGGGATGTCCCGGGGACGGAGTCCTCCTCTTCCCCCGGCGGTGCCGCTCCCCCGAGATGCTCCATTCCCCTCCGGATGTCCCAGTGTCCCTCCCCGCTCCATTGGCCCCCGGGATGTCCCTCGTCCCTGCACCGGTCCCCCAGAATGTCCCCGTCCCCTCAGGGATGCGCCATCCCCCTCCCAGCGCTGGTCCCCCCGGGATGCTGGCGTTCCCCACCGCGGGCTGTCCCCGTGCCGGTCTCCCCGGGGTGCTCCGTTGCCCCCCgggctgtccctgtccccctccccctccctgcgCCGGTCCCCCCGGGATATCCCCGTCCCTCCGGGACGCTCCGTTATCCCCCGGGATGTCTGCTCGTCCCGTCCGTCCCCGtgtcccgcccccccccccccccccatcccccgcGCCGGTCCCCCCGGGATGCCCCCGTCCgtgtcccgtcccgtcccccccgcGCCGGTGCCCCCGGTGCGGCGCCGCGCTGACGGCCCGGTGCGGCAGGCGCGGGGCTGGAGGTGCGGagcgcggggctgcggcggccgcTGCCGGGCTGGGCCGAGGCGCTGCCCTCGGAGACGCACGTGGTGctgcggggcccggcggcggcccaGGCCTggccgcgggcggcggcgctgcggggcgCGGGGGAGGGCGCACCCGCCTGGAGCCGGGCGCTGCCCCCggagccccgctgccccccgccgctgccgctgctgcccGGCGGCTTCGCCACGCCGCGGCCGCCCTTCTTCACCGCGCTGCCCGGGGCGCTGCGGGCCCGCCGGCTGGCGCTGGGCCACGAGCACGTCCTGGTGCTGGGCGCCGCCGGGGAGGCCT
This genomic stretch from Falco naumanni isolate bFalNau1 chromosome 7, bFalNau1.pat, whole genome shotgun sequence harbors:
- the RCCD1 gene encoding RCC1 domain-containing protein 1 isoform X2, translated to MAAPRRAWLVFGFSPEEAAGEPGPGPGPRRLESGPEGIRRVWPAWSYVVVETGAGLEVRSAGLRRPLPGWAEALPSETHVVLRGPAAAQAWPRAAALRGAGEGAPAWSRALPPEPRCPPPLPLLPGGFATPRPPFFTALPGALRARRLALGHEHVLVLGAAGEAYAWGGGRHGQLGHGTLESVKEPRLVEALAGVPMQTVAAGGWHSASVSEAGDLYMWGWNESGQLALPSKGLAEERAQDEDTGAGVPSLAGSAAGPGGQQGQLRVPAHGCYHTRRRAVHLGLG
- the UNC45A gene encoding protein unc-45 homolog A; translated protein: MGEAVTAGQLREQGNELFQAGDHAAALAAYTQALDLCDAVPERAVLHRNRAACYLKLEDYAKAEADASKAIEADGRDMKALFRRSQALQKLGRLDQAVNDLQRCVSLEPKNKAFQEALRALGSSMHEKMKAMSCTDSKVEQMFQILLDPEEKDADKKQKAAQNLIVLAREEAGAEKIFQSDGVRLLTQLLDTAKADLMLAALRTLVGLCSGHRSRTMAILAELGAPRLSAVLGVEHEQVSLAACNLLHVMFESLKEGLQKDFRGKEDAVVLDSSKDLKLLIKHLLELLVLEGASAHGRDNALNLLIKVVPRKSPKKTNNSMSLWVIDQGLKKILEVGSTVCGTPGSLPVTENSRMSASVLLSKLYDDLKCDAERENFHHLCEDYVRSWFKGPELAGKLRAIQTVSCLLQGPSDAGNRVLELEGIMDSVLSLCASVCEAHQLVAVEALIHAADKAKRASFITANGVSLLKEIYKHSERDSIRIRALVGLCKLGSAGGTDFSMKQFAEGSTMKLAKQCRKWLCNETIDAGTRRWAVEGLAYLTFDADVKEEFVEDKAAMQAMFHLAKSEDRSVLYAVASTLVNCTNSYDHEEPDPQMLELAKYAKQHIPEQHPKDKPDFVKRRVRKLLTAGVVSALTCMVKSENPALTNSCRELISRVFLALVEEAEDRGGVVAQGGGKALIPLSLEGTEVGQAKAAQALAKITITSNPEMAFPGERIYEVVRPLVSLLHLQRTGLENFEGLMALTNLAGISERLRQKILKEKAVPMIEGYMFEEHELIRLAATECMCNMAMSKEVQELFLAEGNDRLKLMVLYSGEEDEKLRRAASGTLAMLTALHPPICKRIPQVTVHWLEILQALLLSPSTELQHRGAVVVMNMMAAEREVAEQLIASEMLEILSVLAKDKDKPRVAHAAKESLAQAVAYGLIKPSAGQE